From Chryseobacterium sp. H1D6B, a single genomic window includes:
- a CDS encoding SDR family oxidoreductase has product MKTKKVWFVTGASKGLGFTLVKKLLKEGFHVAATTRNADSLIKEIGDASELFLPLEVDLTDTSSVKASVEKSVAHFGRLDVIVNNAGYAQIGTLEELTDEEVKENFNVNVFGSLNVIRNVMPYLRNQKSGHIFNISSVGGLFGSFSGWGIYCSTKFAVAGFTEALAEEIKEFGVKATVVYPGYFRTDFLSKGSVRIPGQPVAEYTAARESENQHLNTINGNQANDPEKAAEVLIAVSREDNLPVHLLLGNDAYEILQNKIGILTRDAEQWKNYTLSTGL; this is encoded by the coding sequence ATGAAAACAAAAAAAGTATGGTTCGTTACAGGGGCTTCAAAAGGTTTGGGGTTTACTTTAGTTAAAAAATTATTGAAGGAAGGCTTTCATGTGGCAGCAACAACAAGAAATGCTGATTCTCTGATAAAAGAGATTGGTGATGCATCTGAGTTATTTTTACCGCTTGAAGTAGACTTAACTGATACCAGCAGTGTAAAAGCATCTGTTGAAAAAAGTGTTGCTCATTTTGGAAGACTGGATGTGATTGTAAACAATGCGGGATATGCTCAGATAGGAACGCTGGAAGAACTTACCGATGAAGAAGTAAAAGAAAATTTTAATGTTAATGTATTCGGTTCATTAAATGTTATTAGAAATGTAATGCCTTATTTAAGAAATCAGAAATCCGGGCATATATTCAATATTTCGTCTGTCGGAGGTCTTTTTGGAAGTTTTTCAGGCTGGGGTATTTACTGTTCTACCAAATTTGCAGTAGCCGGGTTTACAGAAGCTCTAGCAGAAGAGATTAAAGAGTTTGGAGTGAAAGCTACTGTCGTTTATCCAGGATATTTCCGTACAGATTTTCTTTCTAAAGGGTCAGTAAGAATACCGGGACAGCCTGTTGCAGAATATACAGCAGCCCGTGAATCTGAAAATCAGCATCTTAATACCATCAACGGAAATCAGGCCAATGATCCGGAAAAAGCAGCTGAAGTGCTAATCGCTGTAAGCAGAGAAGATAATCTGCCGGTTCATTTGCTGTTAGGAAATGATGCCTATGAAATCCTGCAGAATAAGATCGGTATCCTTACCAGGGACGCTGAACAATGGAAAAACTATACTTTATCTACAGGATTATAA
- the tssD gene encoding type VI secretion system tube protein TssD: MAANSRGILKFNGSEDQKLLKLNYSVSRSTDVSGRVASDPSNAVIKLTIEATEKSDILESLLNGKYKPTTGQITFNKSHEEGQLITLNWENGYVIHHEVDFNAIDENSMLISFTVSAETINYGNAEYAGKWPGGKN; this comes from the coding sequence ATGGCAGCAAATTCAAGAGGAATCTTAAAATTCAACGGAAGCGAAGACCAGAAATTATTAAAGCTTAATTACAGCGTATCAAGATCTACAGATGTATCAGGAAGAGTAGCATCAGATCCTTCAAACGCAGTGATCAAGCTTACAATCGAAGCTACAGAGAAATCTGATATCTTAGAGAGTTTACTGAACGGAAAATATAAGCCTACTACAGGACAGATCACTTTCAACAAATCTCACGAAGAAGGACAGCTTATTACGCTAAACTGGGAAAACGGATATGTAATTCATCACGAAGTAGATTTCAACGCTATCGATGAAAACAGTATGCTGATCAGTTTCACTGTAAGTGCAGAAACCATTAACTATGGTAATGCTGAATACGCAGGAAAATGGCCGGGAGGTAAGAATTAA
- a CDS encoding PPC domain-containing DNA-binding protein — MDSQNYKGSNWTAKKVDSTYIVSVKDRSSIVETLTDFVTAQNIKAGQITGIGAVSEATLRFFQPSSKQYVDKKFSEQMEISNISGNVSELEGKPLLHLHITLGRQDYTALAGHLLDAEIRGAGEFFFYPLNTAVIKTKNEEAGINFYDLEK; from the coding sequence ATGGATTCACAAAATTACAAAGGAAGTAACTGGACTGCAAAAAAAGTAGACAGCACCTATATTGTAAGCGTAAAAGACCGTTCGAGTATCGTAGAAACACTGACAGATTTTGTTACTGCTCAAAATATTAAAGCGGGACAGATCACAGGAATTGGAGCTGTAAGTGAAGCAACATTACGTTTTTTCCAGCCTTCTTCAAAACAGTATGTTGATAAAAAATTCAGCGAGCAGATGGAAATTTCCAATATTTCAGGAAATGTTTCAGAACTTGAGGGGAAACCGCTGCTGCATCTGCATATTACCTTGGGAAGACAGGATTACACGGCATTGGCGGGACATCTTTTGGATGCGGAAATCCGCGGAGCAGGAGAGTTTTTCTTTTATCCTTTAAATACAGCCGTTATAAAAACAAAAAATGAAGAGGCAGGAATTAATTTTTACGATCTTGAGAAATAA
- a CDS encoding NAD(P)-dependent oxidoreductase, which yields MSTEKIGFIGLGNMGHPMAKNLEKAGFSLSVYNRTPEKAEDFKGKSTVCTSVAGLVKNSDIIFTMLTNDKAVQEVYEEILSLNIHGKLFVDMSTISPEASKGTADAVKIKEAAFIDAPVAGSTKPAADGTLIIMAGGDEKDIQRAEPYLHKLGKTIKHLGENGKGIAAKLSVNYFISAIYQGLAETVLFSDKLGIEREDMLDIINGSASGSGATKVKTPLLIDDNYEPAFALDLMLKDILLAKNAGADYPLSKTLIETYQAAHDEGFGKDDVIGIINYLKK from the coding sequence ATGAGCACAGAAAAAATAGGATTTATAGGATTAGGAAATATGGGTCATCCCATGGCTAAAAATTTAGAAAAAGCCGGATTTTCTCTTTCAGTTTACAACAGAACACCTGAAAAAGCAGAAGATTTTAAAGGAAAATCTACAGTCTGCACCAGTGTGGCAGGCCTTGTTAAAAACAGCGATATCATTTTCACAATGCTTACTAATGATAAGGCTGTACAGGAAGTATACGAAGAAATTCTTTCTTTGAATATTCACGGGAAGCTGTTTGTGGATATGAGCACTATTTCTCCAGAAGCTAGTAAGGGGACAGCTGATGCTGTCAAAATAAAAGAAGCGGCTTTCATTGATGCGCCTGTTGCCGGAAGTACAAAACCAGCTGCGGACGGTACATTGATTATCATGGCGGGAGGTGATGAAAAAGATATTCAGCGTGCGGAGCCTTACCTTCATAAATTAGGAAAAACGATCAAGCATTTAGGGGAAAACGGAAAAGGGATCGCTGCGAAATTATCCGTTAATTATTTTATTTCGGCAATTTATCAGGGGCTGGCTGAAACGGTGTTATTTTCTGATAAATTAGGAATAGAACGCGAAGATATGCTTGATATTATTAACGGAAGTGCCAGCGGAAGCGGTGCTACAAAGGTAAAAACTCCTTTACTGATTGATGATAATTATGAGCCGGCTTTTGCTCTGGATCTCATGCTGAAAGATATTCTTCTGGCTAAAAATGCAGGGGCAGATTATCCTTTATCTAAAACACTGATAGAAACTTATCAGGCCGCTCATGATGAAGGTTTTGGGAAAGATGATGTAATTGGAATTATTAATTATCTGAAGAAATAA
- a CDS encoding aldo/keto reductase: MKYITLNDGVKLPSIGFGTYKAEEKEGIESVKSALQKGYRLLDTAAKYENEDAVGKGIKESGVAREEIFVTTKVWRENLGYENTKKAFEESLQKLDLDYIDLYLIHWPANAKNFDNWQEVNAETWRAMEELKAEGKIKSIGVSNFWQEHLEALDKTAKITPAVNQIEFHPGYWQPEVVEYCREKGIVIEAWSPLARGKVFDNELLKSIAEKHNKSISQICLRWCVEHDTITIPKSTTPERIEDNINIFDFELSPEEIKQINEIPEMGFSGELPDNWPDIV, translated from the coding sequence ATGAAGTATATTACGCTTAATGACGGAGTTAAACTGCCATCGATAGGATTCGGAACCTATAAAGCAGAAGAAAAAGAAGGGATCGAATCTGTAAAATCAGCGTTGCAAAAAGGATACAGGCTGCTGGACACGGCGGCTAAATATGAAAATGAAGACGCCGTAGGAAAAGGGATAAAAGAAAGCGGTGTTGCCCGTGAAGAAATTTTTGTAACCACCAAGGTATGGAGAGAAAATTTAGGATATGAAAACACTAAAAAAGCCTTCGAAGAATCCCTTCAAAAGCTAGATTTAGACTATATTGACCTGTATCTGATCCATTGGCCGGCCAATGCCAAGAACTTTGATAACTGGCAGGAAGTGAATGCCGAAACCTGGCGTGCAATGGAAGAGCTTAAGGCTGAAGGAAAAATCAAATCAATAGGTGTGAGCAATTTTTGGCAGGAACATTTAGAAGCTTTGGATAAGACAGCTAAAATTACTCCTGCTGTTAACCAGATAGAATTTCATCCAGGATACTGGCAGCCGGAAGTTGTGGAATACTGCAGAGAAAAAGGGATCGTTATTGAAGCCTGGTCTCCACTTGCCAGAGGAAAAGTTTTTGATAATGAACTGCTAAAATCTATTGCAGAAAAACATAATAAATCTATTTCACAAATCTGCCTTAGATGGTGTGTAGAGCATGATACGATTACAATTCCGAAATCTACTACGCCTGAAAGAATTGAAGATAATATCAATATTTTTGATTTTGAATTGAGTCCTGAAGAGATCAAACAGATCAATGAGATCCCGGAAATGGGCTTCAGCGGTGAGCTTCCGGATAACTGGCCGGATATTGTTTAA
- a CDS encoding DUF3861 domain-containing protein — translation MEKRNNKYQIDLKELALKDGAQAEKTLSFNFENHDDLFKIFDIIQSKNIFDNEKTAHEFALGLKLFTEVMLTNKQHPLFEELRPAVTEFMKKLKSY, via the coding sequence ATGGAGAAAAGAAACAATAAATATCAGATTGATCTTAAAGAATTAGCATTGAAAGACGGCGCCCAAGCAGAAAAAACATTGTCCTTCAATTTTGAAAATCATGATGATCTGTTTAAAATATTTGATATTATACAGTCTAAAAATATTTTTGATAACGAAAAGACTGCACATGAATTTGCTTTAGGTTTAAAACTCTTCACAGAAGTGATGCTTACCAACAAACAGCATCCTTTATTTGAAGAACTAAGACCTGCTGTCACAGAATTTATGAAAAAGCTTAAAAGCTATTAG
- a CDS encoding aldo/keto reductase produces the protein MEYRKLGNSDLEVSAITFGAWAAGGWMWGSTDRNEAIEAVKASYEVGVTSIDTAPIYGQGVSEEIVGEAVKGFPRDKVQILTKFGMRWDLAKGDFAMNSYKNNGDAIDVYKYAGKESIIYECEQSLKRLGTDYIDLYQIHWPDSTTPIDETFEAVSKLIEQGKVRFAGVCNYTAAQMAEAEKTLSLVSNQIPFSMVNRGIEKETVPYCIENNRSILAYSPLERGLLTGKIHTGYQFKHGDHRADLAHFQPEFVEKTNLLLDKIKPIADQHHASLGQLVLRWTIERPGITIALAGARNAEQAVQNAKAVDINLSKEELKTIDDLVNAF, from the coding sequence ATGGAATACAGAAAACTAGGAAACAGTGATCTTGAAGTATCAGCAATCACTTTTGGAGCATGGGCTGCCGGAGGCTGGATGTGGGGAAGCACGGATAGAAATGAAGCCATAGAAGCGGTCAAAGCATCTTATGAAGTAGGTGTGACATCCATTGATACAGCTCCAATTTATGGACAGGGAGTCAGTGAAGAGATTGTGGGTGAAGCAGTCAAGGGATTTCCAAGAGATAAAGTCCAGATCCTGACCAAATTCGGGATGCGCTGGGATCTTGCAAAAGGTGATTTTGCGATGAACAGCTACAAAAATAACGGAGATGCCATCGATGTTTATAAATATGCAGGAAAAGAAAGTATTATTTATGAATGTGAACAGAGTTTAAAAAGGCTTGGAACTGATTATATTGACCTTTATCAGATCCACTGGCCGGATTCTACCACTCCTATTGACGAGACTTTTGAAGCCGTTTCTAAGTTGATCGAACAGGGAAAAGTACGTTTCGCCGGAGTCTGCAATTATACTGCCGCACAAATGGCAGAAGCGGAAAAAACACTTTCTTTAGTGTCGAACCAGATTCCATTCAGCATGGTGAACCGCGGTATTGAAAAGGAAACTGTTCCGTACTGCATTGAAAACAATAGATCTATTTTAGCTTACAGTCCGCTGGAAAGAGGTCTGCTGACCGGGAAAATTCATACAGGATACCAATTCAAGCACGGCGACCACAGAGCTGATCTAGCCCATTTCCAGCCAGAATTCGTGGAAAAAACAAATCTTCTTTTAGATAAAATTAAACCTATTGCCGATCAGCATCATGCAAGTTTAGGCCAGCTGGTATTAAGATGGACAATAGAAAGACCCGGAATTACCATTGCTCTGGCTGGAGCAAGAAATGCAGAACAGGCTGTTCAGAATGCAAAAGCTGTTGACATCAATTTAAGTAAGGAAGAGCTGAAAACGATTGATGATCTGGTGAATGCTTTCTAA
- a CDS encoding AraC family transcriptional regulator, whose amino-acid sequence MKRKQFEPLEIDTFETAVFPFPKHSHTYYELIYIFKGCGNHHINQIIIPYKTGDLYLISPGDEHFFDIKKSTKFCFIKFNDSYFDNNKHLSPDNLTTASPVDIMRNSLLKEEKLIFDEPCRTILRKTVENIIDYNKLHKVSDSPIVFFQVLSLFGLIREATLKMNVKIDNGIAQKDDLISYIHQNIYHPELIRIETISEHFNISNTYFGAYFKRNFDVSYRKYITDYKLKLIERRIQSGQMTMKQISYEFGFTDESHLTNYFKKQTKTSPTDFKLLQKAV is encoded by the coding sequence ATGAAACGAAAACAGTTTGAACCTTTAGAAATCGATACTTTTGAAACTGCTGTTTTTCCATTTCCAAAACACAGCCATACTTATTATGAATTGATCTACATCTTCAAAGGCTGTGGAAATCATCACATCAATCAAATCATAATTCCCTATAAAACAGGAGATCTCTATTTAATTTCTCCCGGTGATGAGCACTTCTTTGACATCAAAAAATCGACCAAATTTTGCTTTATCAAGTTCAATGACAGTTATTTTGACAACAATAAACATCTTTCACCAGATAATCTGACGACTGCATCACCCGTTGACATCATGCGGAATTCATTATTAAAAGAAGAAAAACTGATCTTTGACGAACCCTGCAGAACGATCCTCCGAAAAACAGTTGAAAATATTATTGATTATAATAAACTTCATAAGGTTTCCGACTCGCCGATTGTCTTTTTTCAGGTTTTATCTTTGTTTGGACTGATCCGTGAGGCCACCTTAAAAATGAACGTGAAAATTGATAACGGCATCGCTCAAAAAGACGATCTTATTTCTTACATCCACCAAAATATTTATCATCCTGAACTGATAAGAATAGAAACAATTTCAGAGCATTTTAATATTTCTAATACTTATTTCGGTGCTTATTTTAAGCGGAATTTCGATGTTTCTTACCGTAAATATATCACAGATTATAAGCTGAAATTAATTGAAAGAAGAATTCAGTCCGGCCAGATGACTATGAAACAGATTTCTTATGAATTTGGATTTACAGATGAAAGCCACCTGACAAATTATTTTAAAAAGCAGACCAAAACAAGCCCGACCGATTTTAAACTGCTGCAAAAAGCTGTTTAA
- a CDS encoding chloramphenicol acetyltransferase: MKIIDIEKWNRKEHFEFFSKMASPYFGFTTEVDCTKAYEKAKTNGYSFFAYYLHKSMGAVNSVDELKMRIIDDQVVLYDVIHAGTTIARADGTFGFSFIHFSEQFEIFNAALQKEIEAVQNSSGLRLSTDTVTKALIRHSTIPWNTFSALLHPTNFDSKESIPKITFGRFSIREGKKYLPVSVEAHHGLADGLHIAKYLEEFQRQLDQ; the protein is encoded by the coding sequence ATGAAAATTATCGACATCGAAAAATGGAACAGAAAAGAACATTTTGAATTTTTTTCAAAAATGGCAAGTCCATACTTTGGTTTTACGACAGAAGTAGACTGTACTAAAGCTTATGAAAAGGCAAAAACAAATGGCTATTCTTTCTTTGCTTATTATCTTCACAAATCAATGGGCGCTGTAAATTCTGTAGATGAATTAAAAATGCGGATTATTGATGACCAGGTCGTTTTATACGATGTGATTCATGCCGGAACTACAATTGCCAGAGCAGACGGAACTTTTGGTTTTTCCTTTATCCATTTTTCAGAACAGTTTGAGATTTTTAATGCTGCACTTCAGAAGGAAATTGAAGCGGTACAAAATTCTTCAGGATTAAGATTAAGTACTGACACAGTGACTAAGGCTTTAATACGTCATTCTACTATTCCCTGGAATACTTTCTCTGCTTTGCTTCATCCTACGAATTTTGATTCAAAAGAATCAATTCCAAAGATCACATTCGGCAGATTCAGTATCCGTGAAGGAAAAAAATATCTTCCCGTTTCTGTGGAGGCCCACCACGGATTGGCAGACGGGCTGCATATTGCAAAGTATTTAGAAGAATTTCAAAGACAGCTTGATCAATAA
- a CDS encoding NUDIX domain-containing protein: protein MDSKQQLLNKSNEAKEIFLPHISADPVVFGFEQNELKVLLLKMNYRKQWLLPGGYIKKDEDLEDGVARILKDRAGVTDVYLEEFGVFGRKNRSEFYFEDFDDTLFHKQRFISIGYFALYNPSKINLIVDEFSENCDWIYLSRLSEIELAMDHREIIEKALLALREKISIKPIGYNLLPEKFTLSELQKLYEAILGKELNRGNFYRKIKNLGILNKLEEQRRGGAHKSPDLYSFDEENYAKALENGLNNW, encoded by the coding sequence ATGGATTCAAAACAGCAGCTTTTAAATAAATCAAATGAAGCAAAGGAGATATTTCTTCCCCACATTTCTGCCGATCCGGTAGTTTTCGGGTTTGAACAAAATGAACTGAAAGTGCTGCTGCTGAAGATGAATTACAGAAAACAGTGGCTGCTGCCGGGCGGTTACATAAAAAAAGATGAAGATCTGGAAGATGGTGTAGCAAGGATTCTGAAAGACAGAGCCGGAGTTACGGACGTATATTTGGAAGAATTCGGCGTTTTCGGAAGAAAAAACAGAAGCGAGTTTTATTTTGAGGATTTCGATGATACCCTTTTTCACAAACAGAGATTTATTTCCATTGGATATTTTGCATTGTATAATCCCAGTAAAATTAATCTTATCGTCGATGAGTTCAGTGAAAACTGCGACTGGATCTATCTAAGCAGGCTGTCTGAAATAGAACTGGCAATGGACCACCGGGAGATCATAGAAAAAGCACTGCTGGCCTTAAGAGAAAAGATTTCAATAAAACCGATCGGCTATAATCTTCTGCCGGAAAAATTCACCCTCTCAGAATTACAAAAATTGTACGAGGCCATTTTAGGAAAAGAACTAAACCGGGGCAATTTTTACAGAAAAATTAAAAACCTCGGAATTTTAAATAAACTTGAAGAACAGAGACGCGGCGGTGCCCATAAATCCCCTGATCTCTACTCTTTTGATGAAGAAAACTATGCAAAAGCACTAGAAAATGGACTTAATAACTGGTAG
- a CDS encoding TonB-dependent receptor: MRKSTLKITALGILLSCSNLAFGQKEKLSVQDSVKLQEKLKITNSKEDNNRNVMLNASNNTSPRDVNIGLPSTVGGITILENDLPVVYFFWPELPNKTWRQSVGLEKTGLLKMDQLANTMGDLGFAVNSYSQTGTQDLKVKGKFTTSSFGWLQGDVNVSGPISKNGWTYTAGAFTNFDPSTYKLGFARNVDETKIFRAGITKYFNDNKGKITALYKYADSYNVGNYAVFQYGENGKITELNNFRIGRDSYVVNDGRIKMKNNLTGESYWADMAGNDNATKSHNIDVFGNYMLNSGWNFKFSSRFHFAKTAISTIIPLSIFNADQSAGYTLASNGQAYSGNVGTQLAMHTPSTPTTNIAGRFSLNKQINNHNVTIGLLEQYYNVDQYTSNRSFFFQTVEAQPQRLVGPNTDSDGFYNYNVGSEYHSGTENKLSVYASDEWKVSDNFNLSYGINLRHQMIDGEFSLAPRYPGFTLQDTEFTPIKHNWFHIGGSVNATYNINKNFGVLANFLYTEENRRLESYSQAFDPNTKKIKSPLGAVGIFWNTDYIQLISQATILKKNNYLNRFNLVNPSNTTQAETVTVYYDIQTLGWTTDFIVKPFKGFNLHYLLTLQNPMYKNFKFNAFGKDYDYSDNNVLGVSKVLMEIDPSYTFNKWKVWASFRYFSKQFANLTNVLYFAPRWETFGGANYTFNKNVNVGATVINFLNQRGASGTINGAELITDASPYYGKLLTGSYIMPLTLQFSVNFNF, translated from the coding sequence ATGAGAAAATCAACTTTAAAAATTACAGCATTAGGAATTCTTCTTTCCTGTTCAAATCTTGCTTTTGGACAGAAAGAAAAACTCAGTGTGCAGGATTCTGTAAAACTACAGGAGAAGCTTAAAATCACCAATTCTAAGGAAGACAATAATAGAAACGTCATGCTGAATGCCTCCAATAACACCAGCCCCAGAGACGTAAATATCGGACTCCCGTCTACGGTAGGCGGTATTACTATTCTGGAAAATGATCTTCCGGTGGTCTACTTTTTTTGGCCCGAACTTCCGAACAAAACATGGAGACAAAGTGTAGGACTTGAAAAAACAGGTCTTTTGAAAATGGACCAGCTTGCGAATACGATGGGAGATCTCGGTTTTGCCGTCAATTCTTATTCGCAGACAGGAACGCAAGATCTGAAGGTGAAAGGAAAATTCACGACCAGTAGTTTTGGATGGCTTCAGGGAGACGTAAATGTTTCAGGCCCGATCTCTAAAAATGGATGGACGTATACAGCCGGAGCTTTTACTAATTTTGATCCGAGCACTTACAAGCTTGGTTTTGCAAGGAATGTAGATGAAACTAAAATTTTCAGAGCAGGGATCACCAAATATTTTAATGATAATAAAGGGAAAATTACCGCTTTATACAAATACGCAGATTCTTATAATGTAGGGAATTACGCGGTTTTTCAATATGGTGAAAACGGAAAGATCACAGAACTTAATAATTTCAGGATCGGAAGAGACTCTTATGTGGTGAACGACGGAAGGATCAAAATGAAGAACAACCTTACCGGAGAAAGTTACTGGGCAGATATGGCAGGAAATGATAACGCTACAAAATCCCATAATATTGATGTTTTCGGAAATTATATGCTGAATAGCGGCTGGAATTTCAAATTTTCATCAAGATTCCATTTTGCTAAAACGGCGATCTCCACCATTATTCCTTTAAGTATTTTTAATGCTGACCAGTCGGCCGGATATACCCTGGCTTCAAACGGACAGGCCTATTCTGGAAATGTAGGAACACAGCTTGCCATGCATACTCCTTCAACTCCAACCACCAATATTGCAGGAAGATTTTCCTTAAATAAACAGATCAACAATCACAATGTAACTATTGGATTATTAGAGCAATACTACAATGTAGACCAATATACTTCTAACAGATCATTTTTCTTTCAGACGGTAGAAGCACAGCCTCAGAGACTGGTCGGCCCCAACACAGACAGTGATGGATTTTATAACTACAATGTAGGATCAGAATACCACAGCGGAACAGAAAATAAACTATCAGTGTATGCAAGCGATGAATGGAAAGTTTCTGATAATTTCAATTTGAGTTATGGAATTAATCTGAGACACCAGATGATCGACGGGGAATTTTCTTTAGCACCGAGATATCCTGGATTTACACTTCAGGATACAGAATTTACGCCTATTAAACACAATTGGTTTCACATTGGAGGAAGTGTAAATGCTACCTACAACATCAATAAAAATTTCGGGGTTCTTGCTAATTTCTTGTATACAGAAGAGAACAGAAGATTAGAAAGTTATTCTCAGGCATTTGATCCTAATACAAAGAAGATCAAAAGCCCATTAGGTGCTGTCGGGATTTTCTGGAATACAGACTATATCCAATTGATATCACAAGCCACAATTCTTAAAAAGAATAATTACTTAAACAGATTCAATCTGGTAAATCCATCAAATACTACTCAGGCTGAAACCGTTACAGTTTATTATGATATCCAGACATTGGGATGGACTACGGATTTTATCGTAAAGCCTTTCAAAGGATTCAACCTACATTATTTATTGACGTTACAGAACCCGATGTATAAGAATTTCAAATTCAATGCCTTCGGAAAAGACTATGACTACAGTGATAATAATGTATTGGGCGTTTCTAAAGTTTTAATGGAGATCGATCCCAGCTATACCTTTAATAAATGGAAAGTCTGGGCAAGCTTCCGCTATTTCAGTAAACAGTTCGCCAACCTTACGAATGTATTGTATTTCGCGCCAAGATGGGAAACTTTTGGCGGAGCCAACTATACTTTCAATAAAAATGTAAATGTAGGTGCTACAGTAATTAATTTCTTAAACCAAAGAGGAGCCAGCGGAACAATTAACGGAGCTGAGCTGATTACTGATGCCAGTCCATATTACGGAAAATTATTAACGGGAAGTTACATTATGCCTTTAACCTTACAATTTTCCGTGAATTTCAATTTTTAA